Genomic segment of Rhodothermales bacterium:
GGGGATTCCCGTGTTCGTCGCCACGCTCGCGTCGAACGAGCGCGACCAGCGGCCCTTCGAGACGGTCTTCGCCGAGGGCACCGACCGGGCCGCGTGGCAGACGACGTACGAGCGGGGCCTCGACGCGCTGAGGCGGGGCGATGCATCGGCGGCCCGCACCGCCTTCGCCGAGGCGACGCAGATCGACTCGCTCGCCGCCGATGCGTTTTACGCGCTCGCCCGCGCCGAGGAGGTCGCGGGCGACACCGCCGCCGCCCGCACCGCGTACATCGCCGCGCGCGACCGCGACGCGCTCCGCTTCCGCGCGCCCGAAGCCTTCAACGACGTGATTCGCGAGGTCGCTGCCGCCCACGGCGCGACGGTCGTCGAAGCGCAGGCCAACATCCGGCGGGCGGCGCCCGGCGGGATCGTCGGCGAGAAGCACATGCTCGAACACCTCCACCCGACCGTCGACGGCTACTTCCTCCTCGCCGATGCGTTCTACGACTCGCTCCGCGAGGCCGGCGCGATCGGCGAATGGCGCCGGCCCATCGCCCGAGCCGACGCCCGGCGCGACCTCCTCCTCACGCCTGCCGATTCGCTCGTCGGGATCCTCCGCGTGCGCCGGCTGAAGTCGGACTGGCCGTTCGTGCCGCGCGGGACGACGGCGCCACGGCAGGACACCCTCACCCTGCGGACCGGCTTCGACCGCGTCGTCGAGTCGCTCTACCAGAGCAAAGAGACGTGGCTGGAGGCGACGGAGAAGCTGGCGACGTTCTACGAGCAAGAGGGCGACGCGCGCCACGCGGTGCAGGCGCGGAAGGCGATGATCGCGTCCTACCCGATGATCGCGCAGCCCTACATCGGCCTCGGCGGCCTGCTGATGCGCGCCGACCGGCTCGGCGAGGCGCAGGGCTATTTCAACGAAGCGCTCGAACGCGACCCGAATTCCGCGACGGCCCTCTCAATGCTCGGCGCCATCGAACTCCAACGCCGCAACACGACCGCCGCCATCGACCTGCTCGAACGCGCCCGTGCGCGGGCACCCCGCGACCCGCAACTCCTCTACAACCTCAGCGGGGCCTACGCCCTCTCGCAGCGGTTC
This window contains:
- a CDS encoding tetratricopeptide repeat protein, with amino-acid sequence MRTSDSPAPRPASRRRWLFTGAMLLIPVLFFVLLEGGLRLFGYGDDYPLFEPIEGYPQYLVQNREVARRYFAQQTNVPTALHDVFDAEKGADEYRIFVQGGSTAAGFPFYHGGAFSRMLEHRLQQTFSDRKIEVINTAMAAVNSYTLLDLADEIIAQRPDAVLIYAGHNEYYGALGVGSTESLGPFRGLVNTYLRLRRFRTVQLLRSGLASAAGLFADDAGGDGDQGTLMSRMVGEQVIPYGSTAFDLGRKQFEANLSDLLAKYERAGIPVFVATLASNERDQRPFETVFAEGTDRAAWQTTYERGLDALRRGDASAARTAFAEATQIDSLAADAFYALARAEEVAGDTAAARTAYIAARDRDALRFRAPEAFNDVIREVAAAHGATVVEAQANIRRAAPGGIVGEKHMLEHLHPTVDGYFLLADAFYDSLREAGAIGEWRRPIARADARRDLLLTPADSLVGILRVRRLKSDWPFVPRGTTAPRQDTLTLRTGFDRVVESLYQSKETWLEATEKLATFYEQEGDARHAVQARKAMIASYPMIAQPYIGLGGLLMRADRLGEAQGYFNEALERDPNSATALSMLGAIELQRRNTTAAIDLLERARARAPRDPQLLYNLSGAYALSQRFADARATAEALLAVQPNHARGRALLASLPPAPSAP